aggaaatCAGGaacggaaaaagaaaagggtgaaTGTGGGTTCTTATTCTTAATATATTAACCAGATGGTTGAGGAAGTTTagtttatgattttcagattaatAATgagaatggaaaaaatattagaAACTATGATATCAAAAGGTTACTACCTGGAGCTATGTAACCAAAAGAGCCTGCAACAGCAGATGCAGTGTGAGGTTCTGCAGTCTTGATTGTCATCTTGGCTAGTCCGAAATCTGCAATTTTGGGACTGAACtccgaatctaacaagatattgCTTGATTTCACGTCTCTATGAATGATGGGAGAAGAACAGTCATTGTGCAAATAGCATAGTCCCTTTGCAGCACCAACAGCAATCCCTAATCGCGTCGGCCAATCCAGAACAGTATTATTAGGATCCAGACTGCTCATTGATGATGTTTCATTTGATCTCTGTTTCTTGTGAAGCCACTTATCAAGACTCAGGTTCTCCATGTATTCATATACAAGAAGCTTTTCTTGTGCACTTGAGACACAACACAGCAACTTCACTACATTAGAATGCCTAAAAGTGCTGAGAAATCCAACTTCTGTTAGAAATTGCTTTTCAAGTGCTCCTTTCAGTTTTTTTCCGTTCAATATTCTTTTGACGGCAACTTGTTGACCTTGATCATTCACAGTAACTCTGTATACCTTTCCTGAGCCGCCAGATCCGATCATGTTTATATCTGTCAGGCTACATACAATCTTTTTTTCAGTGAAGTCTATCCTgtgaaatggtgtcatttcccaTACCTGTTGTTCACTGCTACAGTCTGCTTGTCTCCCCTTATTAACTTTTAAGAATGTGAAATACAGAAATATCAGGAAAATTATTACTCCAGGAACCAGAATTGTTGCAAGATATCTGCGTCGAGAGGAAGAGCATCGAGGAAAGTTTGTTAACTGTTTATCCGAGCACAAATTGGCATTGCCTGTGATAATGAGAGCATAATCTCTGCTGTCAAAAGCACGCGGGATCTTCCCACTGAATTTATTGTAAGAGAGGTCAAGCATGTTTCGGTTTAGCTGTGCTAATTCAGGAGGTATTTGACCCGATAGCTTGTTATTGGACAAGTCCAAACCAAAAATTCTATGCAAAGAACCTAAAGCTGGTGGGAGTGTTCCTGAAAGGTTATTTCTAGCAAGATTGAGACTTTCCAGGGACTTCCATGATATTATTCTCGAAGGTAGCTCACCAGATAATTTATTATCATTGAGGAGAAGAGTAGTAAGAGATGAAAGAGCAGTTAACTCCACTGGAATATTGCCGGAGAAGTTGTtgttgtttgctcgaaatgttTCTAGATTTCTACAGTTGGTAATATTGAATGGAATAGGGCCTGAAAGTTTGTTATTGCTTACATCTAGCAAAACCAGATGTGCTGACAAGTGACTTGGAATTCCTCCAACCAAGTTATTCCACCCTAAGTTTAAAAACTCAAGGTTGGTTAGATTAGCAAATTCAGTTGGGATTTCACCATTCAAATTGCACTGAGAAAGCTGAAGAAACTTCAAACTCTTGAGCTTCCCAAATTCTTTGGGAAGGTTCCGAGGGGAATATGAGTTGTAAGCCAGCCCCAATACCTCAAGGTTCTCCAAGTTCCCCAACGAGGTTGGGATATCTCCAGTGAAATTGTTATAACTAAGGTCAAGGTGTTTGAGATTAGGAGATAGCTTGTTGATGTCTCTTGGTAATTTCCCGTTGAAAAAGTTGAAGGATAGGCTTAATGTTTGGAGCTTGGTACAATTGTATAAAATTGTTGGGAAGTTCCCTCGGATGTTATTATCACTAAGATCAAGGGTGGTGAGATTCTTGAGATTACAAATGTATGGTGGGATTTCTCTGTCAATATTTCTGAAATTCAGAGAGATTCCAGTGACTGTTTTGCCACCGGTACACTGGACTCCGTACCAATTACAAGGAGGGATGGTGGAATTCCAAAATTGTAATCCCAATtcatgttttagattaagtaggATAGCCTGATCAGAGAGGGGAGGTAGGGAAATTACCAGAATTGGAAAACAAGACAGGAAGAGTGTGAGGAAAGAAAGCAGCATCGTTTAATCCCCCTGCTTAATCTTGTTTGCTTGTTGGTGTTGGCCACTAAGGGAAATTCTGATGACTGTTTTGCCGCCGGTATATTGATTTCCGGGCCAATTACAAGGAGAAGTGGCAGAATCATGTAACTGTATTTGCCATTGCTGATTGATTTTAAGTAGGATTGTCTGATCAGAGGTGGGAGGGGAAATTACCAAATTGGGAAAGTGAGGCAGGAAGAAGGGCATGAAACAGAGCAGGATGACATTGTGGGTGTTGAAGGCAGAGGAGCTCGAAGCATTCAATAAAATTAAAGTCGAAGAGATCCCACCAATTGACTGGTAAGTTCTCCACATATCTTCATTTGTTACCCCATAACGCGGCTTGTTGTTGGAGTTTTTCTTTAGACTTGGTTTAACTTGTGGTTGGTTTAACTTGTGGTAACTAATCGTGATAAACTGTCATAAATTTTGTAGTTAACCATGAAAGTAACACCCCTGTATAAAGGAGTATTTTGTGATAATCAAATAATACAGGCCTAGAATTGTAGACTGTTCAACATTGGCGAAacatatttttccttttcttctctATTTTGTGAGTCATTAGTCAATAGTCAATACCATAGGAAAAAACAGGGCTTTATCGGGGAACATGCCCTTGCTCTTTTCCACGAACTTTGCAAGTCACGCAAATGCAGTGTAAACGCTATAACTGTCCTGATCATTAGCTACCGTTGCAATTTGGCAAGTATTGCACACGTCCAAATGCAAAAATGCATTCATGATCTCGTAAAATAGGAAGAGGGacaatttttcttttctttggtCATGATACAGGCATTTCTAATTTGGGTCCTCTGTTGAAGATAGGTGAAAATAATGAATAGGTTAATATTAATACATACTTACATATGTATATTTTTCTTAGGGAAGATTGTTAATCCTTGTGAATTCTAAACTTCCTGGTCCTCCACGAAAACAGTAAATTAAACCAATTCCAACTCTGAAACAAGAAGATACCAAATTGTTTTGATCTTTTTACGGTACTTTACACCAACGGGGTTCCATCCTAAAACCAAGTGGTGATAGGTGGAGTAGCCCACCAATCTTATATGTTAATCAATCCCCACAAGTTTGGGAATCAGCCCCACAAGTTGACGTGATAAGTCATTCGTCTAATAGTTGAGGAGTTTGAGTTCTTCTCTCCTTGTGTGTCTTTTATGGGCGATCTTTTATTAACTAAAAATGTATTTACTTCACTAATAACTAATTAAGTCTTGTAATTACTTTTATCCTTGTAACAAGTTGCCACAGTTCAATGGTTAGTTTGGTTGTAATTTGTGAATTCAAAGACGACAAGTGCATACGATTGTTTTCCTTCACTGCAtctataattttatagtttacTTTGTGTAGGTTCTTTTTGGAAGGAGCTTATAAGATTTAAtcatgtttttactttttaacCATGCTAGAATTAATTTACGTTATGTTTTGTAGGATGTTGCAAACTGATGGATATCTTCAGCAAAATACCGAGGATCAAATTCGTAATTCTCAGATTGTCTCAATGGTACATAGCAGGGTTGACGCTACAGTTTGTCACCTTTTAATGCTCCAGTGGATTGTACAACCTTTTCCATTCTAAAAGGATCCTTCAGAGTGTTATTCTCTTCACGCTTACACCATTCCTTGCATTTGATCAAGTCAGGCTATGCTATTGCTAACACCTTGAACCATGCCCTTTCAGCTTCGGCTGTCTGATCTACTAGTATTGGTTTTTACTTTGGAGTCTTCCTCATTGATGCCCGCGAGAAAAAGAGGGTGAGTTAAATTTAACCCAAAACTACGTTGAAAAGGACATGTATAACTGGAATTCAAAGGTTTGTGTTCGTTAATCAGCAACTTCAATTGTAGCTAATCAGCTTGAAAAAGTGACAACCAGAGAAAGCGGACCAAGAATATTCAAATTGTCGGACCTGCTTTTTCAGCTGTGGGGGTTTTTTGCAGCTGCTTTTCTTGACTACTGTAGCAAGTATGGCCTACCAAATTTGATCATTCTCCAGCTTCTTTCTCCTCTCTTATATGGTAAAGATTTGCTGCTTGATCTCTTTCTACTATGCACCTTAAATTGTTAATTACTTGATTAGCCATCTGTTTTAACATCCTGTTGTAGTGTGGTTGAACTTGTACAATTATTGCGCTCCCTTCGTCTAGTAATAATAGTCACATTTACTCACCAGTAAAGAAGGATTTCTTGTGCATATTTTACTTGTGGGAAAATAGTGAGTCTGGGGAATTTTATTCTTTAGTTTTATGTTGCCGCAAAGGAGGCATGGCAGTAGCTGCAAGCGAGAGTATAACTCAGATCATTGATATGGACATTCCTAGAGACTACAGTGACTGAATCATTCATGAAATTGTAGAATCAAACTCGTAGCGCTATTCTCAACTTCTCTTCttgagagaaaaaaaaagaagatatACTTTTTTCACAGTATTTTTAGCTATCTAGATCTTATCCTGCAGAAATACAACAAACACTTGTCATGGGTACTAACTCAAACCATGCCATAGTCATCTTCTTTTACCGCCCTCTTGCTATTTTTACAACTAGAGATATAGTTTCCACCCCCTAGAAGAGGGGAAACATCGCGGTCATTCTTTGCCTTTGCTCCTCCAGAACCTTCTAAAATGCTACGTCGTTGAAGCATTTGCAAAACCTCCTTCATTGTTGGCCTATAAATAGGTAATGCACTGGTGCACATCAACCCTATCTTGAACACATTGGTCATTTCTTCCAAATAACAAGGCTCCTGCACTTCCTTATCAAGCACATCTTTTATTGGATTTCCCTCGTTGTAATGCCTCAATGCCCATTCTGCAAGATTTGTGTGTTCATCTCCAATGTGTGGCTCTTTCCCTGTTACTAGCTCGAGTAAAACTACTCCAAAGCTGTAGATGTCAATCTTTTCATTCACCTTGGTTGTGTGGCAATATTCTGCAAGATGTAACACACTTCACTGTCAGTTTATTATGTAGtttagtatataattgaaaTACTGTCCTAATTACTAAATTTTCCTAATTCGCGGTAAATACTGCATGAAAATTTTGGCAGTAGAAGAATAATCTAGATATTTTACCTGGGGCCATGTAACCAAAAGATCCAGCAACAGCAGAAACTGTGTGAGGATCATCTCCTGCCTTGGCCAAAATCTTTGCTAACCCAAAATCAGCAATCTTGGCATTGAATTCAGAATCCAGCAAAATATTACTGGATTTCACATCCCTGTGAATTATAGGTGGTGAACAATCAGTGTGCATATAACTTAATCCTTGAGCAGCACCAGTAGCAATTTTCAATCTAGTAGGCCAGTCCAGAATTGCATGATGAGCCGACCCACTCATTGATGAAATAGCTCGCCTTCTTTCATGGATCCATTTATCCAAGCTCTGTCTCTCCATATACTCATATACAAGCAATTTCGAGCTTTCACTTGAAATACTACAAAGTAACTTTACTATATTGAGATGCCTTATTGTACCCAGAATTTGGACCTCAGCATTGAACTCTTTTTCCAAACTCTTGCTTGTTTTCCTGTTGTTCCATAATCTCTTAACTGCGACAACATCCCCTGATTGATTAACTGGTATCCTGTAAACTTTGCAGGAACCTCCAAACCCAGTTACGTTGCTCTCGGTTAAGTTATTAAGGATTTTCTGTTCGGTGAAGTCTACCCTATGAAAAGAGGTCAGTTTCCATGTATCTTGTTCTTGcttattctttctttgcctgATTTCACTGATTATGAACACCATGAAGTATAAGGCTGCTAGCAAGGCAATAATTGTAAGGACTGTAATCAAAGCTAGATATTTGGTGGACAACTTTTTTACGTTTTTTGGATGAATCAAGCATTTTGGGAGGTTTAAAATTTCAATATCAGAGCATAGGTTGGTGTCCAAGAAACTAGCATTGGATGCACTGTTATCAAGCCCATATGGGATTCTCCCAGTAAGCTTATTGGAGGAAAGGTTGAGAGAATTGAGCTCTAATTGGCCTAACTCGGGTGGAATTTCGCCAGAAAATTGATCATCAGACAAATCAAGATAATTAAGAACAGGCAAAGAGCCAAGAACTGATGGAATCAAGCCAGAAAGCTTGTTATGAGAGAGATTCAAGTTGTTTAAGCTTTGCCATGAGATTATTTCCGAGGGAAGCTCACCTGTGAGTTGATTTCCATCAAGCAAGAGAGTGTTAAGGAGTGAAAGGCTTGTGAATTCCGATGGAATTGTACCTGTGATGATATTGTTGCTTGCTGCAAACACCTGTAAATTTCTCCAAGTGCTTACACTTGATGGGATTTTTCCGGAAAATTTGTTGTTGCTGATTTCCACCCGACTCAGGTTCAAAGCCAATTTCTCAGGAAGTTGACCTGAAAATTGGTTGCTGCTAAGTAATATGCTATGAATAGACCGCAAAGACCATAGGCCTTTCGGAACTTCACCTGAAAAACTGTTGTTGTAGAGTAAAACTACAACCAAAGAATTGCATTGGCCTAAAGAAGATGGGATTGTCCCATTCAGATAATTGTTGAATGCCACAACACCTGACAACTTCCCGTGGAAGCAAAGATTCTCCTGCAGCTGGCCTGTGAATGCATTGTCTGCTACCTCGAAGCCCTTGAGATTCGAGTGTCGGCCAATTTCCGGGGGAAGTGGACCCGAAAACCGGTTATTAAACAACTTAAGCCATTCCAAAGAAGGAAGCAGGCCTATACTTGGTGGTACTGTTCCATAGAATTGGTTCTCATATAAATATAAAATCTCTAATTTTTGCAGATTTCCAATTTCTTCCGGGATGGTTCCTGTCAAATTGTTGGTTGAAAGATCGATTTCTGCTAAATTCAAGGCCCTGATCGATGTTGGAATCCCTCCTGATAGCCTATTTTTGTGCAAGTATAAATATGTCAAGTTCTGAAGCAAAAACAACCCACTTGGAATTTCACCCACCAAGTTATTTTCCACCAAGTCTAAATGCTCAAGGTTAATTAAATTGGCGAAACCTTTTGGGATTTCACCAATCAAATTACATTGAGTCATCCAAAGTAACCTTAAACTCTTAAGCATCCCAAATTCTCTGGGTAAGTTGGTAGGGGAAAATGGGTTGATTGCTAACACCAATTCCTCGAGGTTTTCCAAGTTTCCAAGCTGAGCAGGAAATGTGCCATTGAACAAATTGGAATCCAAACGAAGGTGATCAACCTTTTGAGTTGAGCCAATGACGTTGGGATATCTCCAGTGAAGTTGTTTAGACTAAGGTCAAGGTATTGAAGATTAGAAGAAAGTTTATTTACATCATTTGGTAATTTCCCTACAAAGAAGTTTGAAGATAGGACTAATGTTTGGAGCTTGGTACAATTGTATAAGAATGTGGGGAAGTTACCTGGGATTGTATTGTTTCCAAGATCAAggaaggtaagatttttaagatCACAAATGGATGACGGGATTTCTGTGTCGATGTTTAGGCTATTCAGGGAGATTCCGGTAACACTTTTACCACCGGTACAATTGATTCCAGGCCAAAGGCATGGGGAGGTGGCGGAAGTCCAGTTTCGCATTGAGGGTTGATTACCCCATTGCTGCTTGATTTTCATTAGGATTGCCTTTTCTGGGACGGTAAGTTCGGAACTTACAGAAAAGGGAAAGCAAGTCAGGAAgatggaaagaaaagaaagcaGGAATTTCGacatttttttggcaaatactGCTGAGTTTGTGTTTTGGAAATTAATCACTTGAAAATGCCGTGTAAAATATAAGTAGCTCCTCCCTAAAGATTGTCTTCATCATAGTCAAAAAAGACTAATGCAGCGGGCCACCTCAGTCATGGGTATCATGGCTACTCTTTATCAAATTTTCTACAGTCTATTGTTAGTTTGGCTGACAAGTCAAAGATAAATTTTTACTGACCTTCTCCACGCTTTCCTTGATAAACTGGAGTCAAAATCAAAAAGATCCAAAACTTAGCTTTGATCTTGTTGGTTGACCAGTGACTAATACCAAGTACTCGTACTCTTTATTCGTCACTGTTACCATAGTTTATTACTGCCTACCAACTGGTCATTATATTTCTGTGTTAAAATTGGAGTTTCCTTGAAATTTTCATCGTTCATCATAGTGCTCTGATATGTCCAAGAATATTTTCGTAGTTCGTTATTTCTGTAATCTGTACGTATCCCTCTGCACTTTTATGAAACCTTACCTTACTGCAGGGTGAATATTGGGTTGAACTTCCTTATGATAGTTGGGTACTTTTTTCTGGGTTTCTGGCTTAGaaagttttttcttttttccgtAATCTTCTTTTTATCAGAATATTTTCTATTTCTCGGTCTATAAATTCTTATTTTTAGTCGCAGCTTATTTGTAGTTCCAAGACAAACAACAGGAAGGGATAGATGAGTGCACAAATTCACACAGTGGCACCATGGGGTATTGGGGTGGAAACAAGAAGCAAGGAAACACTGGGGGAAGAGTGAAATGGAGTGATTTTGGGTCCCGTAAATACATGAAAACACgaaaaaacttatttgtttGGTTTAGCTGCATGCATTCAGATGGTGCAACCTGATTCTGTATATCTTGGTAtaacttgatcttgaaatgatAGCTGAAATAAGTAAACAAGGTGGCATAGTATAGCTGTATCAATCTGATCGACTAAATAAGAATGCCAATGTTGTCTATTAGTTTGTAacgaactttatattatttatacaATCACTTAGCTAATATTGTACTTTCCAACTACAGAGTATCGTATATTGTTATTTCCTTGTTTTTAATTATCTTCTACTACTTCCGATGGAGCCAaaaattcatttgttcttttgactgtgggatgtaatggactaaatcaaaatgactcttaatacctcttcgcttcctttccatgaagtagaagatggtcgtcccgttgtcgtcccgttatcgcttttgggtcaattggaaacaacctctctgcaattgcaggcgtaaggttgcgtacgtccgaccccccttaccccgcttctttgcgggagcctctttgaggcaatggggtaataaTAATGAACCAGAAATATCTTTATCCACCAGGCCGGCCGGAGAGGGTTTCAAGTTTCAACATACTCATTCCTGGAGTGCTGTTTGTGTCTGTTcatggtcactccattcaatgAGGAGCTGGAGTACCTGCTTCATAGTTGGTCTTGAACTAGGCATCTGGCTTGTGCACATGAGACCTAATTTAAACACATTTACCATCTGCTCAATAAAGCTTGGTTCTTTGACATCCTCATCTAAGGCGTCAATGATGGGATGTTCCTCACAACAGTGCTTCCATGACCAGTCTGCCAGATTCAAGTGACTGTTTCCTTTGCACGGATGTTTTCCTGTTACTAATTCCAGAAGAACAACTCCGAAGCTGTATACATCGATCTTCTCATTCATCCTTTTTGTACGCCAATATTCTACATGACcatttgaaaaagaaaagaggaaatCAGGaacggaaaaagaaaagggtgaaTGTGGGTTCTTATTCTTAATATATTAACCAGATGGTTGAGGAAGTTTagtttatgattttcagattaatAATgagaatggaaaaaatattagaAACTATGATATCAAAAGGTTACTACCTGGAGCTATGTAACCAAAAGAGCCTGCAACAGCAGATGCAGTGTGAGGTTCTGCAGTCTTGATTGTCATCTTGGCTAGTCCGAAATCTGCAATTTTGGGACTGAACtccgaatctaacaagatattgCTTGATTTCACGTCTCTATGAATGATGGGAGAAGAACAGTCATTGTGCAAATAGCATAGTCCCTTTGCAGCACCAACAGCAATCCCTAATCGCGTCGGCCAATCCAGAACAGTATTATTAGGATCCAGACTGCTCATTGATGATGTTTCATTTGATCTCTGTTTCTTGTGAA
This sequence is a window from Spinacia oleracea cultivar Varoflay chromosome 1, BTI_SOV_V1, whole genome shotgun sequence. Protein-coding genes within it:
- the LOC110787391 gene encoding receptor-like protein kinase HSL1, whose protein sequence is MLLSFLTLFLSCFPILVISLPPLSDQAILLNLKHELGLQFWNSTIPPCNWYGVQCTGGKTVTGISLNFRNIDREIPPYICNLKNLTTLDLSDNNIRGNFPTILYNCTKLQTLSLSFNFFNGKLPRDINKLSPNLKHLDLSYNNFTGDIPTSLGNLENLEVLGLAYNSYSPRNLPKEFGKLKSLKFLQLSQCNLNGEIPTEFANLTNLEFLNLGWNNLVGGIPSHLSAHLVLLDVSNNKLSGPIPFNITNCRNLETFRANNNNFSGNIPVELTALSSLTTLLLNDNKLSGELPSRIISWKSLESLNLARNNLSGTLPPALGSLHRIFGLDLSNNKLSGQIPPELAQLNRNMLDLSYNKFSGKIPRAFDSRDYALIITGNANLCSDKQLTNFPRCSSSRRRYLATILVPGVIIFLIFLYFTFLKVNKGRQADCSSEQQVWEMTPFHRIDFTEKKIVCSLTDINMIGSGGSGKVYRVTVNDQGQQVAVKRILNGKKLKGALEKQFLTEVGFLSTFRHSNVVKLLCCVSSAQEKLLVYEYMENLSLDKWLHKKQRSNETSSMSSLDPNNTVLDWPTRLGIAVGAAKGLCYLHNDCSSPIIHRDVKSSNILLDSEFSPKIADFGLAKMTIKTAEPHTASAVAGSFGYIAPEYWRTKRMNEKIDVYSFGVVLLELVTGKHPCKGNSHLNLADWSWKHCCEEHPIIDALDEDVKEPSFIEQMVNVFKLGLMCTSQMPSSRPTMKQVLQLLIEWSDHEQTQTALQE